A single window of Achromobacter xylosoxidans DNA harbors:
- a CDS encoding hemagglutinin repeat-containing protein, with the protein MSKLRSAVVWLVLYTQIWTPVLAQTLPISVDKSVPGQKPVVGVANGVPVVNIAPPSAGGVSNNRFTQFNVGPSGVVLNNSGAASQTQLAGQVAGNPMLGNQRAATILNQVTANNPSRLMGMLEVAGNRANVIVANPAGITCNGCGFLNANRATLTTGKPVIGPDGTLGFDIASGRLAIEGAGLYGANLSQVDLLARTLELNAQVWADRLNVVAGSARVGYDGIDVSALAGDGAGTGVALDVAALGGMYANSIRLIGTEAGVGVNVGGNLAALTGTLSVSANGDVRILPSGRLQAATDLSVRSGRDIINDGTAAAGGALALNAAGKFANNNAMSSGAGASIVARQMENRGAFTAGLRSDGTISPLGALSVRVDQLLNPGSLVAGGDATVTAGVLGLSGGKFVAGGLLTLDASGAISNRGGAVYGGSVALRAANLDNTAGKLTSGGALEGRVAGMVDNTGGTLAGAGAVDISGKSLVNAAGGVASGDSVALRGNAGIDNQGGSVQANGALRVETAGALDNRGGKLLGGSAEIQAASLDNRAGVAQADGKLAIANTGALRNQGGGLYGGSADLKTGSLENAGGRIATGGALDLNADGAVDNIGGTIAAQGQATLNAQRLANTRGIVAASGLTLKTQGVLDNSGGLIQADNGLALDAGSVNNRDTLANGIAGAGGTAAGALGLMGKQVTLNTGSVDNQAGRIGAGQDLALTTGTLENARGNVSSDAKATLAFTRLANTGGALTAGASLELVTGSLDNDGKIHSGQDLKITADTLTNRAGGELIAVRNNELVIGGLLANAGLIDGGYTRITAGNLVNTGRIYGDRIGIQTPLLQNEPNAVIASRGDMDLGVGTLTNREHALIYAAGDLRIGGALDGAGKAAGQATLLANESATIEAERNADIAAASIQNRNLHFASETVEVGRGPKLYYRLENSTEFLDGSKLWLCDAVTELCGRDPVTFLEDDSERRLLLPSTKYPESRYGPPFDYFKGQRGKAGVSAPIPPAWLPDQYVCDGPGGDAGGSCATQPGGPRYKAGERIWSVFDVAEPVAVPPMVEQKCNGNQICLVSTPEREQALALNKARHDELAGKIYAFNADFNSRLVKNFFYYKVEEVVMESRTLSTDPAKIIVGGAATFTGTVTNDKSRIVAGGTLSVAGPAINNVGAEGVRSIERTGIEVRTVGKGQDRNESTSDYKDVVAPQRIELAVASSDGNTAPPQTGNRSPGASAIANIQAPARVLEVGLPGKGVIRVVTLPPTVPTNTLYRVMTAPEAPYLIATDSRFLGQRQPVSSDFLLQKINQDSGHILKRLGDGFYEQKLVAEQIMLATGQRFVGDYTDNESQYKALLAAGADFATQYGLTVGTALSEEQMRHLTSDIVWLVEQTVTLPDGSQQTVLTPQVYLAVKPGDLRGDGTLIAGRDTRINTSGDVNNSGTIGARNALVVEAENVRNTVGSMQGKTVNLAARNDIENLAGLLKGDKVALSAGRDVNLKASTQSNASGGVSSTRVDGVARIDAGDLNVQAGRDVNAQAAGIAATGDARIQAGNDINLTTEQERYAESYDYGKKNRSEMRSATEVGSRIVAGGNLTLIAGQDVNARAAEVTSDKQLAVGAGRDINVVAGTDSNYAYSETYYKKRGFLSSKSEHRKTESDWTTSASSTFTGDSAVLMAGRDLNVVGSNVAAQNDLVMSADRNVNIVAAQNTSEEYQYEKVKKSGFGAMGGLSYGSRQTTDWTDTERGLAAGSTIGSVTGDVLINAAGSLNVLGSDILARRGDITMIGRDVNIIGGADTMRQREVHEVKQSGFSINASTPVVSAMQTAGRMGEAAGKTDNKVMQGLALATTGLAGINAYDAVMGAKDKAGGFNASIDFGSSKSQTTIKRESTSVSGSNVAAGKDLTIVAKGGGKDSDITVTGSRLSAGNNAVLKADGDILLQAAQNSFEQHTTNKSSNSSIGVGVTAGNNGFGLVVNLAAGGARGYADGKDTSWTYTTVTAGNTLALQSGGDTSLIGAVGQADQIIASVGNNLRIETLQDTSTYKSKQQSAGINASICVYGYCSSSVSANVSQGKMNSDFKSATEQAGLKAGNGGFIVDVKNNTTLIGGVIASGDQAVIDGLNRVSTGTLVVQDLKNTADYKASQVAVGGGYGWGDSKTGVGMGTTSKGEVAGGSKAEAGTKVPTTSGGVGMGVPVALGASGRANSTTNSAISSGKIEIRDEAGQLALTGKTAAETIASLNRDTSSDTLNALKPIFDKEKIEAGFEIVSEASRQTGQFLTNRAKEADALRKAMDDETDPALKKDLKARYDEAAKWGPDGAYRIGLTAISAAAGGNVTGSAGQFLQSAAANYLQALGAGKVKQIADALNSEAARTALQGLVGCAGAAGQGSSCSAAAAGAAASVVLNNLIQGLSGQDAKELTAEQKEARVNLVASLVGGLTAALGGDSAIATLAAQIETENNYLGQNSEGFRASEQRQFDAAIASCGPGNPESCERAREFSGMSQQRDEELASACVDRASSLCRTAVQLATASGNVVFFDRQGKPLAVPADSPMIQATPDPRDGTWHYTIAASVAEGLAIDSGGGALSGIGSTIRNMFGPTTARVTTNAKIASFSDEAKLVSHFQKHGAEFGVKTSSEYLQVGRDIMQNGDKVLYVYKGEVRTGYVQFMGNSARGDAKFGFVGTNINGAITTIHVESGKNFWKMLNGSSVDKTIRSVR; encoded by the coding sequence ATGTCCAAGCTTCGCTCCGCAGTTGTCTGGTTGGTCCTGTACACGCAGATCTGGACGCCCGTCCTGGCGCAGACCCTGCCCATCTCCGTCGACAAGAGCGTGCCGGGCCAGAAGCCCGTCGTGGGCGTGGCCAATGGCGTGCCGGTGGTCAATATCGCCCCGCCCTCGGCCGGCGGCGTCTCGAACAACCGCTTCACCCAGTTCAACGTCGGTCCCTCGGGCGTCGTGCTGAACAACAGTGGGGCGGCGAGCCAGACGCAACTGGCAGGCCAGGTGGCGGGCAATCCGATGCTGGGCAACCAGCGCGCCGCCACCATCCTGAACCAGGTCACAGCAAACAATCCGTCGCGCTTGATGGGCATGCTGGAAGTCGCGGGCAACCGCGCCAACGTCATCGTCGCAAATCCGGCCGGCATTACCTGCAACGGCTGCGGCTTCCTGAATGCCAACCGCGCCACGCTGACCACCGGCAAGCCGGTGATCGGTCCGGACGGCACCCTGGGCTTTGACATTGCCAGCGGTCGTCTCGCCATCGAGGGCGCGGGCCTGTATGGCGCGAACCTCAGCCAAGTCGACCTGCTGGCTCGAACGCTGGAGCTGAACGCGCAGGTGTGGGCCGATCGTCTGAACGTGGTGGCGGGCTCCGCGCGCGTGGGCTACGACGGCATCGACGTGTCGGCATTGGCCGGCGATGGCGCCGGCACGGGTGTCGCGCTGGACGTGGCGGCCCTGGGCGGCATGTACGCCAACAGCATCCGCCTGATCGGCACCGAGGCCGGCGTGGGCGTGAACGTGGGCGGCAACCTGGCGGCCCTGACCGGCACCCTTAGCGTCAGCGCCAATGGCGACGTCAGGATCCTGCCGTCGGGCCGCCTGCAGGCCGCCACCGACCTGTCGGTCCGAAGCGGACGCGACATCATCAACGATGGCACGGCCGCCGCGGGCGGCGCGCTGGCATTGAACGCGGCCGGCAAGTTCGCCAACAACAACGCCATGTCTTCAGGCGCGGGCGCCAGCATCGTGGCGCGTCAAATGGAGAACCGGGGCGCATTCACGGCAGGCCTGCGCAGCGACGGCACCATCAGTCCGCTGGGCGCGTTGAGCGTGCGGGTCGACCAGCTGCTCAACCCCGGCTCGCTCGTGGCAGGCGGCGATGCCACGGTAACCGCCGGCGTGCTGGGCCTGTCCGGCGGCAAGTTCGTCGCCGGCGGGCTACTGACGCTGGACGCCAGCGGCGCGATCAGCAATCGCGGCGGCGCCGTTTATGGCGGCTCGGTGGCGCTGCGCGCCGCCAACCTCGACAACACCGCGGGCAAACTCACCAGCGGCGGCGCGCTCGAGGGCCGCGTGGCAGGCATGGTCGACAACACCGGCGGCACGCTGGCAGGCGCGGGCGCCGTCGACATCAGCGGCAAATCCTTGGTCAACGCAGCGGGGGGAGTGGCTTCGGGCGACAGCGTGGCGTTGCGCGGCAACGCCGGCATCGACAATCAGGGCGGATCGGTCCAGGCCAATGGCGCGCTGCGTGTCGAAACGGCGGGTGCGTTGGACAATCGGGGCGGCAAGCTGTTGGGCGGCAGCGCCGAGATCCAGGCGGCCAGCCTGGACAACCGCGCTGGCGTGGCGCAGGCGGATGGCAAGCTGGCCATTGCCAACACCGGCGCGCTGCGCAACCAGGGCGGCGGTCTGTATGGCGGTTCGGCCGACTTGAAGACGGGCAGCCTGGAGAACGCGGGCGGGCGCATCGCGACCGGCGGCGCGCTCGATCTGAATGCGGACGGCGCCGTCGACAATATCGGCGGCACCATCGCCGCGCAGGGCCAGGCGACGCTGAATGCGCAGCGCCTGGCCAATACCCGCGGCATCGTCGCCGCGAGCGGCCTGACGCTCAAGACACAGGGGGTGCTCGACAACAGCGGCGGCCTGATCCAGGCCGACAATGGCCTGGCCCTGGACGCGGGCAGCGTGAACAACCGCGACACGCTCGCCAACGGTATCGCGGGCGCTGGCGGCACCGCTGCCGGGGCCCTCGGGTTGATGGGCAAGCAGGTCACCTTGAACACCGGTTCGGTCGACAATCAGGCCGGTCGCATCGGCGCCGGACAGGACCTGGCGCTGACCACCGGCACGCTCGAGAACGCGCGTGGCAACGTGTCGTCCGATGCCAAGGCCACGCTGGCTTTCACCCGCCTGGCCAACACGGGTGGCGCGCTGACCGCGGGAGCATCGCTGGAACTCGTGACCGGCAGCCTGGACAACGATGGCAAGATCCACTCGGGCCAGGACCTGAAGATAACGGCGGATACGCTCACCAACCGCGCGGGCGGTGAATTGATTGCCGTGCGCAACAACGAACTGGTCATCGGCGGCCTGCTGGCCAACGCCGGCCTGATCGACGGCGGCTACACCCGCATCACCGCCGGCAACCTGGTCAACACCGGACGCATTTATGGCGACCGCATCGGCATCCAGACGCCGTTGCTGCAGAACGAGCCCAACGCCGTCATCGCCTCTCGTGGCGACATGGACCTGGGCGTGGGCACGCTGACCAACCGCGAGCATGCGCTGATCTATGCGGCAGGCGACCTGCGGATCGGCGGCGCGCTGGACGGCGCCGGCAAGGCGGCGGGGCAGGCGACGCTGCTGGCCAACGAATCGGCCACCATCGAGGCCGAGCGCAACGCAGACATCGCCGCGGCCAGTATCCAGAACCGCAATCTGCACTTTGCCAGCGAAACGGTGGAGGTCGGCCGCGGTCCCAAGCTGTATTACCGCCTGGAGAATTCCACCGAGTTCCTGGACGGCTCCAAGCTGTGGCTCTGCGATGCCGTGACGGAACTGTGCGGCCGTGATCCCGTGACGTTCCTGGAGGATGATTCGGAGCGGCGCCTGTTGCTGCCGTCCACAAAATACCCCGAGTCGCGCTACGGGCCGCCCTTCGACTATTTCAAGGGACAGCGGGGCAAGGCCGGCGTCAGCGCGCCCATTCCGCCCGCGTGGCTGCCCGACCAATATGTCTGCGACGGACCCGGCGGCGACGCCGGCGGGTCTTGCGCCACCCAGCCAGGAGGGCCGCGCTACAAGGCGGGCGAACGCATCTGGAGCGTGTTCGATGTCGCCGAACCCGTGGCTGTTCCTCCCATGGTGGAACAGAAATGCAACGGCAATCAGATTTGCCTCGTATCGACGCCGGAACGCGAGCAGGCGCTGGCCCTGAACAAGGCCCGCCACGATGAACTCGCGGGAAAGATCTACGCCTTCAACGCGGACTTCAACAGCAGGTTGGTCAAGAACTTCTTCTACTACAAGGTCGAGGAAGTCGTCATGGAAAGCCGCACCTTGTCGACAGATCCCGCCAAGATCATTGTCGGCGGCGCCGCCACATTCACCGGTACGGTCACCAATGACAAGAGCCGCATTGTCGCCGGTGGCACCTTGTCGGTGGCGGGGCCCGCGATCAACAACGTGGGCGCCGAAGGTGTCCGTTCAATCGAGCGGACAGGCATCGAAGTGCGCACGGTCGGCAAAGGGCAGGATCGCAATGAAAGCACCTCCGACTACAAGGACGTCGTGGCGCCCCAGCGCATCGAACTGGCCGTGGCCAGCTCGGACGGCAATACCGCGCCGCCCCAGACCGGCAATCGGTCGCCAGGCGCCAGCGCCATCGCCAATATTCAGGCGCCCGCGCGGGTCCTGGAGGTCGGCCTGCCTGGCAAGGGGGTCATTCGGGTCGTGACCCTGCCGCCCACGGTTCCCACCAACACCCTGTATCGCGTCATGACGGCGCCGGAAGCGCCGTACCTGATCGCCACCGACAGCCGGTTCCTGGGCCAGCGCCAACCCGTATCAAGCGACTTTCTGCTGCAGAAAATCAACCAGGACAGCGGCCACATTCTCAAGCGTCTGGGCGACGGCTTCTATGAGCAGAAGCTGGTCGCCGAGCAGATCATGCTGGCCACCGGGCAACGCTTCGTCGGCGACTATACCGACAATGAATCCCAGTACAAGGCCCTGCTGGCCGCGGGCGCCGACTTCGCCACTCAATACGGGCTGACGGTGGGGACGGCCCTGTCCGAAGAGCAGATGCGGCACCTGACCAGCGACATTGTGTGGCTGGTGGAACAGACGGTCACGCTGCCTGATGGAAGCCAGCAGACGGTGCTTACGCCGCAGGTATATCTTGCCGTCAAGCCGGGCGACCTGCGTGGCGACGGTACGTTGATCGCGGGGCGCGACACGCGCATAAACACCTCGGGCGACGTCAATAACAGCGGCACCATCGGCGCGCGCAACGCGTTGGTCGTCGAGGCCGAGAACGTACGCAATACTGTTGGCTCGATGCAGGGCAAGACGGTAAACCTGGCGGCGCGCAACGATATCGAGAATCTGGCGGGGTTGCTCAAGGGCGACAAGGTCGCGTTGAGCGCCGGGCGCGATGTCAATCTGAAAGCCTCGACGCAATCGAACGCCAGCGGCGGGGTCAGCAGCACGCGGGTCGACGGCGTGGCGCGTATCGACGCCGGTGACTTGAATGTGCAAGCCGGGCGCGACGTCAACGCGCAGGCCGCGGGTATTGCCGCGACCGGTGACGCGCGTATCCAGGCGGGCAACGATATCAACCTGACCACCGAGCAGGAGCGGTATGCCGAGTCATACGACTACGGCAAGAAGAATCGCTCCGAGATGCGGTCTGCCACCGAAGTGGGATCGCGCATCGTCGCTGGCGGCAATCTCACGCTGATTGCCGGACAGGACGTGAACGCTCGCGCGGCCGAAGTCACCTCGGACAAGCAGCTGGCCGTGGGGGCGGGACGCGACATCAATGTCGTCGCCGGCACCGACAGCAATTACGCCTACAGCGAGACCTATTACAAGAAGCGCGGGTTCCTGTCGAGCAAGAGCGAACACCGCAAGACCGAGTCGGACTGGACAACATCGGCTTCCTCGACTTTCACGGGCGACAGTGCAGTGCTGATGGCCGGACGCGACCTGAACGTCGTTGGCTCCAATGTGGCAGCCCAGAACGACCTTGTCATGTCGGCTGACCGTAACGTCAACATCGTGGCAGCGCAGAACACGTCGGAGGAGTACCAGTACGAAAAGGTCAAGAAATCGGGTTTTGGGGCGATGGGCGGCCTGAGCTATGGATCTCGTCAAACCACGGACTGGACGGACACCGAGCGGGGACTGGCCGCCGGTAGCACGATAGGCAGTGTCACAGGCGACGTGTTGATCAACGCGGCGGGGTCGTTGAACGTACTGGGCAGCGACATTCTGGCGCGTCGTGGCGACATCACGATGATTGGGCGCGATGTCAACATCATTGGCGGGGCCGACACCATGCGCCAGCGCGAGGTGCATGAGGTCAAGCAGTCTGGCTTCAGCATCAACGCCAGTACCCCTGTCGTCAGTGCGATGCAGACTGCCGGAAGAATGGGTGAGGCCGCCGGCAAGACGGATAACAAGGTCATGCAGGGGCTTGCATTGGCGACTACCGGGCTGGCAGGCATCAATGCCTACGATGCCGTGATGGGGGCCAAGGACAAGGCGGGCGGCTTCAACGCCAGTATCGATTTTGGCAGCAGTAAGAGCCAAACGACCATCAAGCGGGAATCGACTTCCGTATCTGGCTCGAATGTTGCGGCAGGCAAGGACTTGACCATCGTCGCCAAAGGCGGTGGCAAGGATTCCGACATCACCGTGACGGGTTCGCGTCTGTCCGCCGGGAATAACGCGGTCCTCAAGGCTGATGGCGATATCTTGCTGCAGGCCGCCCAGAACTCTTTCGAGCAGCACACAACCAACAAGAGTTCGAATTCCAGCATCGGCGTGGGGGTGACTGCGGGCAACAACGGCTTTGGCCTTGTGGTCAATCTTGCTGCAGGAGGCGCGCGCGGCTATGCGGATGGCAAGGACACCAGTTGGACCTACACAACCGTTACCGCCGGGAATACGCTGGCGTTGCAGTCTGGTGGAGACACATCGCTTATCGGAGCGGTGGGGCAGGCCGACCAGATCATTGCTTCTGTGGGCAACAACTTGCGCATCGAGACGCTGCAGGACACCAGCACCTATAAGTCCAAGCAGCAAAGCGCGGGCATCAACGCCAGTATCTGCGTATATGGCTATTGCAGCAGCAGCGTGTCCGCCAATGTCTCGCAGGGCAAGATGAACAGCGACTTCAAGTCCGCCACCGAGCAGGCGGGGTTGAAGGCGGGCAATGGCGGTTTCATCGTCGACGTCAAGAACAACACGACATTGATTGGCGGAGTCATAGCCAGCGGGGACCAAGCCGTCATCGATGGCTTGAACCGAGTCAGTACCGGCACCCTGGTTGTCCAGGATCTGAAGAACACAGCCGACTACAAGGCCAGCCAGGTGGCGGTGGGTGGGGGCTATGGCTGGGGCGATTCGAAGACCGGCGTTGGCATGGGCACCACCTCCAAGGGGGAGGTGGCCGGAGGCTCGAAAGCCGAAGCAGGGACGAAGGTGCCAACGACCAGCGGTGGCGTTGGCATGGGAGTGCCCGTCGCGCTGGGTGCGTCGGGTAGAGCCAATTCGACGACCAACAGCGCCATCAGCAGCGGGAAGATTGAGATTCGCGATGAGGCAGGTCAGTTGGCGCTGACGGGAAAGACGGCCGCGGAAACCATTGCTTCGTTGAATCGCGACACATCGTCAGACACGCTGAATGCGCTGAAGCCGATTTTTGATAAGGAGAAGATTGAGGCGGGGTTTGAGATCGTGTCGGAAGCCAGTCGGCAGACGGGGCAGTTCCTGACGAATCGGGCTAAAGAAGCTGATGCGCTCAGGAAGGCAATGGATGACGAGACCGACCCTGCGCTAAAGAAAGATCTCAAGGCTCGGTATGACGAAGCAGCGAAATGGGGGCCGGACGGCGCGTATCGAATTGGGTTGACCGCAATTTCGGCCGCAGCGGGAGGAAACGTCACTGGAAGCGCGGGTCAATTCCTGCAGTCCGCCGCGGCGAACTATCTGCAGGCGTTAGGCGCAGGCAAGGTGAAGCAGATTGCTGATGCGTTGAATAGCGAGGCGGCTCGGACAGCGTTACAAGGCTTGGTGGGTTGTGCTGGAGCTGCAGGTCAAGGAAGCAGTTGTAGTGCCGCCGCCGCAGGGGCGGCTGCGAGCGTGGTCCTCAACAACCTCATCCAGGGGCTCTCTGGTCAAGACGCGAAAGAGTTGACGGCCGAGCAGAAAGAAGCACGCGTCAATCTGGTCGCTAGTCTGGTGGGGGGCCTCACAGCAGCATTGGGTGGAGATAGTGCGATTGCGACTCTGGCTGCCCAGATTGAGACCGAGAATAATTATCTCGGGCAGAACTCCGAAGGTTTTAGGGCATCCGAACAACGTCAATTCGACGCCGCAATTGCTTCTTGCGGTCCGGGAAATCCAGAGAGTTGTGAGCGAGCCAGAGAGTTTAGCGGCATGTCGCAGCAACGCGACGAGGAATTGGCGAGCGCTTGCGTAGATCGTGCCTCTTCTCTTTGCCGAACAGCAGTTCAGCTGGCTACAGCTAGCGGAAATGTAGTGTTTTTCGACCGACAGGGGAAGCCACTTGCGGTGCCTGCTGATTCTCCCATGATTCAGGCAACACCTGACCCTCGCGATGGAACGTGGCATTACACCATTGCTGCTAGCGTTGCAGAGGGACTAGCGATTGATAGCGGCGGTGGTGCGTTGAGTGGGATAGGCTCTACCATCCGCAATATGTTCGGACCCACTACGGCAAGGGTCACGACAAATGCAAAGATCGCAAGTTTTTCTGATGAGGCCAAGCTAGTTAGTCATTTTCAGAAGCACGGAGCCGAGTTTGGGGTGAAAACATCCTCGGAGTATTTACAAGTGGGTAGGGATATCATGCAGAATGGGGATAAGGTTCTGTATGTGTATAAGGGCGAGGTTCGAACTGGCTATGTTCAATTTATGGGGAACTCAGCTCGTGGAGATGCAAAATTCGGGTTTGTGGGTACTAACATCAATGGGGCAATTACCACAATTCATGTGGAGAGCGGTAAGAATTTCTGGAAAATGTTGAATGGAAGTTCTGTAGATAAAACCATAAGGAGCGTCCGATGA
- a CDS encoding uracil-DNA glycosylase, with protein MPIDNRLIPSALATQTAQLPAAWQAALQAPRVATALQAVTAHVEKRLAEGAVIYPATPFRALHGLAPSDVRVVILGQDPYHGPGQAQGLAFSVPDDCKRPPSLRNIFNEIAQEYPGTPLPAGNDLTPWAAQGVLLLNTALTVEDGQPASHAKRGWETVTDALIALVAQDPSPKVFMLWGAHAQAKQALLPHDSGHLVLMANHPSPLSARRPPVPFLGCGHFLATNRWLSDQGKNPIDWKLDKKIIPAQGEFGL; from the coding sequence ATGCCGATCGATAACCGCCTGATTCCCTCCGCCCTCGCCACCCAGACGGCACAATTGCCCGCCGCCTGGCAGGCCGCCCTGCAGGCCCCACGCGTCGCCACGGCGCTACAGGCCGTGACCGCCCATGTGGAAAAGCGCCTTGCCGAAGGCGCGGTGATCTATCCGGCCACGCCCTTTCGCGCCCTGCACGGCCTGGCGCCCTCGGACGTGCGAGTGGTGATCCTGGGCCAGGACCCGTATCACGGCCCTGGACAGGCACAAGGGCTGGCATTCTCGGTGCCGGACGACTGCAAGCGCCCGCCCAGCCTGCGCAACATCTTCAATGAAATCGCGCAGGAATATCCCGGCACGCCGCTGCCGGCCGGCAATGACCTGACGCCGTGGGCCGCTCAAGGCGTGTTGCTGCTAAACACCGCCCTCACGGTGGAGGACGGGCAACCCGCGTCCCACGCCAAGCGGGGTTGGGAAACCGTGACGGACGCGCTCATCGCCCTGGTGGCGCAAGACCCGTCTCCGAAGGTTTTCATGCTGTGGGGCGCCCACGCCCAGGCCAAGCAGGCGTTGCTTCCGCACGACAGTGGCCATCTGGTGCTGATGGCCAATCATCCTTCTCCCCTGTCTGCCCGGCGCCCGCCCGTGCCGTTCCTAGGCTGCGGCCATTTCCTGGCGACCAACCGGTGGTTGAGCGACCAAGGGAAAAACCCTATTGATTGGAAGCTGGACAAAAAAATAATTCCCGCACAAGGCGAATTCGGGTTATGA
- a CDS encoding ShlB/FhaC/HecB family hemolysin secretion/activation protein has product MHTIVPRSRLRQRLLPCLALCVSSIASLTIPSGLAAQSLPAEAATRASDIQRRQEQELDAQRARAAERPDVLSAPSTGAGEGPLVFPVESPCFTLDKVVWDGSPPPAALRRDSEAALGRCVGGRGLQALQAHLMARLIDRGLITARVLVPEQSLAGGTLTLRYVPGRISGVKSDGAPGWWRTALPTWPGGEVNQRDLDQALENIRRLAGQADASIDVAPGPELGDSDIIIKPGTGKRWHAYVGGDNAGMEATGKNQVNAGLTLDSPLFLYDQLSVSWNSNADLRNNDAGSRAASVNYSIPFGYWTLFAGASKSRYRQTVAGFEEPIVYGGTSKQIEAGVSVVPYRGASYKGTAMLKFLRKRANSTLNDIDIEVQRRDVVGYEFSYGHRQYIDQMVLDLGGGVRGTLPQFSDQPGYVYGDPDWNGRSTILTANAGLYLPFKVAGQQLAYQANWQIQHAKTPIVPADYFTIGNRYAVRGFDGQMTLAAEDGWTLRNDLSLNLGNLGQQLYTGLDAGRVGGPSAEYLASRTLVGAVAGLRGRIAIPGAANAVNASYDLSAGWPLKKPDNLKTQSTVFAATLMFEF; this is encoded by the coding sequence GTGCATACCATCGTACCGCGAAGCCGCCTCCGGCAGAGGCTGCTTCCCTGCCTGGCGCTGTGCGTTTCATCCATCGCCTCGCTGACCATCCCGTCTGGGCTGGCCGCGCAATCGTTGCCCGCAGAGGCCGCCACTCGCGCCAGCGACATCCAGCGCCGCCAGGAGCAGGAGCTGGACGCCCAGCGCGCCCGCGCCGCCGAGCGGCCGGACGTGCTGTCGGCGCCGTCCACAGGCGCCGGCGAGGGGCCGCTGGTGTTTCCGGTGGAGTCTCCCTGCTTCACGCTGGACAAGGTGGTCTGGGACGGCTCACCGCCACCCGCCGCGCTGCGCCGCGACAGCGAGGCGGCGCTGGGCCGGTGCGTGGGCGGCCGGGGCCTGCAAGCCCTGCAGGCCCACCTGATGGCGCGCCTGATCGACCGCGGCCTGATCACCGCCCGCGTGCTGGTGCCGGAGCAATCGCTGGCCGGCGGCACGCTGACCCTGCGCTACGTGCCCGGCCGCATTTCCGGCGTCAAGAGCGACGGCGCGCCCGGCTGGTGGCGCACCGCGCTGCCCACCTGGCCAGGCGGCGAGGTCAATCAGCGTGACCTGGACCAGGCGCTGGAAAATATCCGCCGCCTGGCCGGCCAGGCGGACGCGTCGATCGACGTCGCGCCCGGTCCCGAGCTGGGCGATTCCGACATCATCATCAAGCCCGGCACCGGCAAGCGCTGGCATGCCTACGTGGGCGGCGACAACGCCGGCATGGAAGCGACCGGCAAGAACCAGGTGAACGCCGGACTCACGCTCGATTCGCCGCTGTTCCTGTACGACCAGTTGTCGGTGTCCTGGAACAGCAACGCCGACCTGCGCAACAACGACGCCGGCTCGCGCGCCGCGTCGGTCAACTACAGCATTCCGTTCGGCTACTGGACCCTGTTCGCCGGCGCCAGCAAGTCGCGCTATCGCCAGACGGTGGCCGGTTTCGAAGAGCCCATCGTCTACGGCGGCACCAGCAAGCAGATCGAGGCGGGCGTGTCGGTGGTGCCGTACCGCGGCGCCAGCTACAAGGGCACCGCCATGTTGAAGTTCCTGCGCAAGCGTGCCAACAGCACCCTCAACGACATCGACATCGAGGTGCAGCGGCGCGACGTGGTCGGCTACGAGTTCAGCTACGGCCACCGCCAATACATCGACCAGATGGTGCTGGATCTTGGCGGCGGCGTGCGCGGCACGCTGCCGCAGTTCTCCGACCAGCCCGGCTACGTCTACGGCGATCCCGACTGGAACGGCCGCAGCACCATCCTGACGGCCAACGCCGGCCTCTACCTGCCCTTCAAGGTGGCCGGCCAGCAACTGGCCTACCAGGCCAATTGGCAGATCCAGCACGCCAAGACGCCCATCGTGCCCGCGGATTACTTCACCATCGGCAACCGCTATGCGGTGCGCGGCTTCGATGGCCAGATGACGCTGGCCGCGGAAGACGGCTGGACCCTGCGCAATGACCTGTCGCTGAACCTGGGCAACCTGGGCCAGCAACTTTACACGGGCCTGGATGCCGGCCGCGTTGGCGGCCCTTCGGCCGAGTACCTGGCCAGCCGCACGCTGGTCGGCGCGGTGGCCGGCTTGCGCGGCCGCATCGCCATCCCCGGCGCTGCCAATGCGGTCAACGCCAGCTACGACCTGTCGGCCGGCTGGCCGCTGAAAAAGCCGGACAACCTGAAGACCCAAAGCACGGTCTTCGCCGCCACGCTGATGTTCGAGTTCTAG